From one Mustela nigripes isolate SB6536 chromosome 16, MUSNIG.SB6536, whole genome shotgun sequence genomic stretch:
- the WNK4 gene encoding serine/threonine-protein kinase WNK4 isoform X2: MLAPPTPETAIPMSQAEADLALRPPPPLAAAAGPPRLGPPPRRVRRFSGKAEPRPRSSRLSRRSSVDLGLLSSWSQPTSPVPEPPAPPDSAGPGPARSPPPSCPEPPEGTWTGGAPVKAADSARPELAGSAGGPGSRDPPTVPEAAARERQREQEEKEDTETQAVATSPDGRYLKFDIEIGRGSFKTVYRGLDTDTTVEVAWCELQTRKLSRTERQRFSEEVEMLKGLQHPNIVRFYDSWKSVLRGQVCIVLVTELMTSGTLKTYLRRFREMKPRVLQRWSRQILRGLHFLHSRVPPILHRDLKCDNVFITGPSGSVKIGDLGLATLKRASFAKSVIGTPEFMAPEMYEEKYDEAVDVYAFGMCMLEMATSEYPYSECQNAAQIYRKVTSGTKPNSFYKVKIPEVKEIIEGCIRTDKNERFTIQDLLAHAFFREERGVHVELAEEDDGEKPGLKLWLRMEDARRGGRPRDNQAIEFLFQLGRDAAEEVAQEMVALGLVCEADYQPVARAVRERVAAIQRKREKLRKARELEALPPAPGPPPAAVPMTPGGPPSGFPPEPEEPEADQHQPFLFRHASYSSTTSDCETDGYLSSSGFLDASDPAFQPPGGVPSSPAESHLCLPSAFALSIPRSGPGSDFSPGDSYASDAASGLSDVGEGMGRLRRPPGRTPRRRPRSRLRVTSVSDQNDRVVECQLQTHNSKMVTFRFDLDGDSPEEIAAAMVYNEFILPSERAGFLNRIREIIQRVETLLKRDTGPVEAAEDPLGPQEEPAPLPALSGPLPDPSRELQNCTSLEQRSWAAFSTSSSSSGTPLSPGNLFSPGNLFSPGTPVSPSPIFPMASPPYSSPSLFSQVSSNLSPLSPGSPLVFSPSATQVPDPASHSLQSSVLPSPPAFSPSGSQVTLTPPSFPPCPSTSPLPSTTAAPLLSLASAFSLAVMTVAQSLLSPSPGLLSQSPAAPPAPLPSLPPPPPAAPCDQDRPSPPAAEMENEALPNPARPLLGEARLEPISEEGKPQLVGRFQVTSSKEPAEPLPLQPAFPALSSSLKPPTPQLTSESSDTEDSAGSGPEAREALAESDRAAEGLGAGVEEGDDGKEPRVGGSPPPQSHPSPVWMNYSYSSLCLSSEESESSGEDEEFWAQLQSLRQKHLSEVEALQTLQKKEIEDLYSRLGKQPPPGIVAPAAMLSSRQRRLSKGSFPTSRRNSLQRSEPPGPGIMRRNSLSGSSTGSQEQRASKGVTFAGDVGRM, translated from the exons ATGCTGGCACCCCCGACCCCCGAGACTGCGATCCCCATGTCCCAGGCGGAGGCCGACCTAGCCCTGCGGCCCCCGCCGCctctcgccgccgccgccggtcCGCCCCGCCTTGGGCCCCCTCCGCGCCGGGTGCGCCGCTTCTCCGGGAAGGCTGAGCCCCGGCCGCGCTCTTCCCGTCTCAGCCGCCGCAGCTCAGTCGACTTGGGGCTGCTGAGCTCTTGGTCCCAGCCAACCTCACCCGTTCCGGAGCCCCCCGCTCCTCCGGACTCTGCTGGTCCTGGCCCCGCGAGGAGCCCACCGCCTAGTTGTCCAGAGCCCCCCGAGGGCACGTGGACCGGGGGAGCCCCCGTGAAGGCTGCAGACTCCGCGCGTCCAGAGCTCGCGGGCTCTGCAGGAggcccggggtcccgggatccgCCGACAGTCCCCGAAGCCGCGGCTCGGGAGCGGCAGCGGgagcaggaggaaaaggaggataCGGAGACCCAGGCCGTAGCAACGTCCCCAGACGGCCGATACCTCAAGTTTGACATCGAGATTGGACGTGGCTCGTTCAAGACGGTGTATCGAGGGCTGGACACCGACACCACGGTGGAGGTGGCCTGGTGTGAGCTGCAG ACTCGGAAACTGTCTCGAACCGAGCGACAGCGATTCTccgaggaagtggagatgctcAAGGGGCTGCAGCACCCCAACATCGTCCGCTTCTATGACTCATGGAAGTCAGTGCTGAGGGGCCAGGTTTGCATCGTGCTGGTGACCGAACTCATGACCTCCGGCACCCTCAAGAC ATACCTGAGGCGGTTCCGAGAGATGAAGCCACGAGTCCTTCAGCGCTGGAGCCGCCAGATCCTTCGGGGGCTTCATTTCCTACACTCCCGGGTACCCCCCATTCTGCACCGGGATCTCAAGTGCGACAACGTCTTTATCACGGGCCCTTCAGGTTCGGTCAAGATCGGCGACCTGGGCCTGGCCACGCTCAAACGCGCCTCCTTTGCCAAGAGCGTGATCG GGACCCCGGAGTTCATGGCCCCTGAGATGTACGAGGAAAAGTACGATGAGGCGGTGGACGTGTACGCATTTGGCATGTGTATGCTGGAGATGGCCACCTCAGAGTACCCTTACTCCGAGTGCCAGAATGCCGCGCAGATCTACCGCAAGGTCACTTCG GGCACAAAGCCGAACAGCTTCTACAAGGTGAAGATTCCCGAGGTGAAGGAGATCATCGAAGGCTGCATCCGCACCGATAAGAACgagag GTTCACCATCCAGGACCTCCTGGCTCACGCCTTCTTCCGCGAGGAGCGCGGCGTGCACGTGGAGCTAGCGGAGGAGGACGACGGGGAGAAACCCGGCCTGAAGCTCTGGCTGCGCATGGAGGACGCGCGGCGTGGGGGGCGCCCACGGGACAACCAGGCCATAGAGTTCCTGTTCCAGCTGGGCCGGGACGCCGCAGAGGAGGTGGCGCAGGAGATG GTGGCCCTGGGTTTAGTCTGCGAAGCTGATTACCAGCCAGTGGCCCGCGCCGTACGTGAACGAGTTGCTGCCATCCAGCGAAAGCGTGAGAAGCTGCGCAAAGCTAGGGAGTTGGAGGCCCTCCCCCCTGCACCAGGACCTCCACCAGCAGCTGTCCCCATGACTCCTGGTGGTCCCCCCAGCGGCTTCCCCCCGGAGCCCGAGGAGCCCGAGGCGGACCAGCACCAGCCTTTCCTCTTCCGCCATGCCAGCTACTCATCTACCACCT cgGATTGCGAGACTGATGGCTACCTCAGCTCCTCTGGCTTCCTGGATGCCTCAGACCCTGCCTTTCAGCCCCCTGGGGGGGTGCCATCCAGCCCTGCTGagtcccatctctgcctgccctcg GCTTTTGCCCTGTCCATTCCACGTTCTGGCCCTGGCAGTGACTTTTCCCCAGGAGACAG ctATGCCTCGGATGCAGCGTCAGGCCTCAGTGATGTGGGAGAAGGGATGGGACGCCTGAGGAGACCCCCAGGGAGAACTCCCCGGCGCAGACCGCGATCCCGGCTGCGGGTCACTAGT GTCTCAGACCAGAATGACAGAGTGGTTGAGTGCCAGCTGCAGACGCACAATAGCAAGATGGTGACCTTCCGCTTCGATCTGGATGGGGACAGCCCGGAAGAGATTGCAGCTGCCatg GTGTATAACGAGTTCATTCTGCCCTCGGAGCGAGCCGGCTTCCTGAACCGTATTCGGGAGATTATCCAGCGAGTGGAGACCCTGTTGAAGAGAGACACTGGCCCTGTGGAGGCTGCTGAGGACCCTCTGGGCCCCCAG GAGGAGCCAGCACCATTGCCTGCCCTCTCGGGCCCCCTCCCAGACCCATCGCGTG AGCTCCAGAACTGCACCTCCCTGGAGCAGAGGAGCTGGGCagccttctccacctcctcatcTTCTTCTGGAACCCCTCTGTCTCCTGGAAACCTGTTTTCCCCTGGAAACCTGTTTTCCCCCGGAACCCCTGTTTCCCCAAGTCCTATCTTCCCTATGGCTTCTCCCCCGTACTCCAGCCCCTCCCTGTTCTCCCAAGTGTCTTCAAATCTCTCGCCACTTTCCCCTGGCTCTCCACTTGTGTTCTCCCCCAGCGCTACCCAGGTCCCTGACCCAGCCTCTCATTCTCTGCAGAGCTCTGTCCTCCCATCTccacctgccttctctcccaGTGGCTCCCAGGTCACGCtgactcctccttcctttcccccctgcccctccacatctcccctcccctccaccacagccgcccctctcctctctctggctaGTGCCTTCTCACTGGCTGTGATGACTGTGGCCCAGTCCCTGCTGTCCCCCTCACCTGGGCTCCTGTCCCAGTCTCCTGCAGCGCCCCCTGCTCCTCTACCCagtctgcccccacctccccccgctGCTCCTTGTGACCAGGATAGGCCTTCACCTCCAGCGGCTGAGATGGAGAATGAG GCCCTGCCAAATCCTGCTCGGCCCCTTCTGGGTGAAGCCAGACTCGAGCCCATCTCTGAAG AGGGAAAGCCGCAGCTTGTGGGGCGTTTCCAAGTGACTTCATCCAAGGAACCAGCTGAGCCTCTTCCCCTGCAACCAGCATTCCCGGCTCTTTCCAGTTCTCTGAAGCCTCCAACCCCTCAGCTGACCTCGGAGAGCTCAGACACAGAGGATAGTGCTGGAAGCGGGCCGGAAGCCAGAGAGGCTCTGGCTGAGAGTGACCGTGCCGCTGAAGGCCTAGGGGCTGGAGTTGAGGAAGGGGACGATGGGAAGGAACCCCGAGTGGggggcagccccccaccccagagccatCCCAGCCCGGTATGGATGAACTACTCATACAGCAGCCTGTGCCTGAGCAGTGAGGAATccgagagcagtggggaggatgAGGAATTCTGGGCTCAGCTGCAGAGTCTTCGGCAGAA GCACTTGTCAGAGGTGGAGGCCCTACAGACACTGCAGAAGAAGGAAATCGAGGACTTGTACAGCCGGCTTGGGAAGCAGCCCCCACCGGGTATCGTGGCCCCGGCTGCTATGCTGTCCAGCCGCCAGCGCCGCCTCTCCAAGGGCAGCTTCCCCACTTCCCGCCGCAACAGCCTGCAGCGCTCTGAGCCCCCAGGCCCTG GCATCATGCGAAGGAACTCCCTGAGTGGCAGCAGCACCGGCTCCCAGGAGCAGCGGGCAAGCAAGGGGGTGACATTCGCCGGGGATGTTGGCAGGATG tGA